The following are encoded in a window of Hippoglossus stenolepis isolate QCI-W04-F060 chromosome 10, HSTE1.2, whole genome shotgun sequence genomic DNA:
- the atg9a gene encoding autophagy-related protein 9A isoform X2, producing MAHFDTEYQRLEASYSDSPPGEENLLMHVPEGGKSQWHHIENLDLFFQRVYNLHQKNGFTCMLLGEIFELVQLLFVVGFTIFLANCVDYDILFANKFVNHTDSSKVTLPDAFLPVNVCSARIQDNVFVIFLLIISGVFWLHRLVKFIYNVCCYWEIRSFYINALKMTMSELPYATWQEVQARIVEIQKEHQICIHKKELSELDIYHRILRFKNYMVAMVNKSLLPVRFRLPGLGDSVFYTRGLKYNFELIFFWGPGSLFENEWSLKPEYKRGGNRLELADRLASRILWIGIANLLLCPVILVWQILYAFFSYTEVIKREPGSLGARCWSLYGRCYLRHFNELDHELMSRLSKGYKAASKYMNCFLSPLLTVVAKNIAFFAGSLLAVLIALTIYDEDVLAVEHVLSSITLLGVCITVCRSFIPDKHMVFCPEQLLRVILAHIHYMPDHWQGNAHRYETRDQFSQLFQYKAVFILEELLSPVVTPIILIFCLRRKSLEIIDFFRNFTVEVIGVGDTCSFAQMDIRQHGHPAWMSAGKTEASIYQQAEDGKTELSLMHFAITNPQWQPPQETTHFISQLKERVHREATGIPGDTHPLSMSESEPRSLVANLLAGPSTLGSIHFGRDSYLANHAAGVSDGASALRSLSPISSSLHLRGSLSASHQTAGCHTSAMSKAMAGSGTDARTVSSGSSAWEGQLTSLVLSEYASTEMSIHALYMHELHKQQCGEVSRHTWHRQESDESSDSIPDEVRSQPTPRSRILPRSHTYPTTVPSPSAIPTSASATSSTFMGQEAASSQGSSHQRKGGPTPGGKVVRSARVPMGGWAEDGKGAPRHHGPVPEESSEDEMPPHIQKIA from the exons ATGGCACACTTTGACACAGAGTACCAGCGGCTGGAGGCTTCCTACAGCGACTCTCCCCCTGGAGAGGAGAACCTGCTGATGCATGTGCCCGAAGGAGGCAAAT CCCAGTGGCACCACATAGAAAATCTGGACCTGTTTTTTCAGAGA GTCTATAATCTGCATCAGAAGAACGGATTCACCTGTATGCTGCTGGGAGAGATTTTTGAGCTGGT TCAATTGCTGTTTGTGGTCGGCTTCACCATATTTCTAGCTAACTGTGTAGATTATGACATCCTCTTTGCCAACAAGTTCGTAAATCACACGGATTCATCTAAAGTTACCTTGCCAGATGCCTTCCTTCCAGTAAACGTCTGCAGTGCTCG TATCCAAGACAATGTGTTTGTGATCTTTTTGCTGATAATCTCTGGGGTGTTCTGGCTACATCGGCTCGTCAAGTTCATCTACAATGTCTGCTGTTACTGGGAGATCCGATCCTTCTACATCAATGCCCTCAAGATGACCATG TCAGAGCTTCCTTATGCAACATGGCAGGAGGTTCAGGCTAGGATAGTGGAGATCCAGAAAGAACACCAGATCTGCATCCACAAAAAGGAACTGTCCGAGCTCGACATCTACCACCGCATCCTCCGCTTTAAAAACTACAtg GTTGCCATGGTGAATAAGTCACTCCTTCCTGTTCGTTTTCGACTTCCTGGACTTGGGGACAGTGTTTTCTACACTCGGGGGCTCAAGTACAATTTTGAGCTAATCTTCTTCTGGGGACCAG gCTCTCTGTTTGAGAATGAGTGGAGCCTAAAACCAGAATATAAGAGAGGAGGCAACAGGCTGGAGCTGGCTGACAGGCTCGCGTCTCGCATCCTATGGATTGGCATTGccaatctgctgctgtgtccGGTCATTCTGGTGTGGCAGATTCTCTACGCCTTCTTTAGTTACACTGAG GTGATCAAGCGAGAGCCTGGTTCTCTGGGAGCGAGATGCTGGTCTCTCTACGGTCGCTGTTACCTGCGTCACTTCAATGAGCTGGACCACGAGCTCATGTCACGCCTCAGCAAAGGTTACAAG GCTGCGTCCAAGTACATGAACTGTTTCCTTTCACCACTGCTGACGGTGGTTGCCAAAAATATAGCGTTCTTTGCTGGGTCTCTCCTGGCGGTTCTCATCGCCCTGACCATCTATGATGAGGATGTTCTCGCAGTAGAACATGTTCTGTCGTCAATCACTCTGCTGGGAGTGTGTATCACAGTCTGCAG GTCATTTATTCCTGATAAGCACATGGTGTTTTGTCCTGAGCAGCTGCTGCGGGTTATTTTGGCTCATATCCACTACATGCCCGACCACTGGCAGGGCAACGCACATAGATATGAGACCCGTGACCAGTTCTCCCAGCTCTTCCAGTACAAAGCA GTCTTTATTCTAGAGGAGTTGCTCAGTCCAGTGGTGACTCCCATCATCCTGATCTTCTGTCTGAGGAGAAAGTCTCTGGAGATCATTGATTTCTTCAGGAACTTTACAGTGGAGGTGATCGGGGTGGGTGACACCTGCTCCTTTGCCCAGATGGACATCAGGCAGCATGGACACCCTGCG TGGATGTCAGCAGGGAAGACAGAGGCGTCTATCTACCAACAGGCGGAGGATGGAAAAACAGAGTTATCTCTGATGCACTTTGCCATTACCAACCCTCAGTGGCAGCCTCCTCAAGAAACGACACACTTCATCAGCCAGTTGAAAGAAAGAGTTCACAGAGAGGCCACCGGGATTCCTGGAGACACTCATCCACTCTCAATGTCCGAGTCTGAG CCGAGGAGCCTCGTTGCAAACCTCTTGGCAGGTCCCTCCACGCTGGGCTCTATTCATTTTGGCAGGGATAGCTATTTAGCCAATCATGCAGCTGGTGTAAGCGACGGAGCATCTGCCTTGCGCTCTCTTTCCCCAATCAGCAGCAGTCTGCACCTCAGAGGAAGTTTGAGTGCCTCTCACCAAACTGCAGGCTGCCACACGTCAGCCATGAGCAAGGCAATGGCAGGCTCGGG GACTGATGCCAGAACTGTGAGCTCGGGGAGCAGTGCATGGGAGGGTCAGCTCACCAGTTTGGTCCTATCAGAGTATGCCTCCACTGAGATGAGCATCCATGCACTTTACATGCATGAG CTTCACAAACAGCAGTGTGGCGAGGTGTCTCGTCACACCTGGCACAGGCAGGAGAGCGATGAAAGCAGTGACAGCATCCCAGATGAAGTGAGGAGCCAACCCACCCCTCGTTCTAGAATTCTACCCCGCTCACATACTTACCCCACCACAGTTCCCAGTCCCAGTGCCATTCCCACTTCAGCTTCAGCCACCAGCAGTACCTTCATGGGCCAGGAGGCGGCATCATCACAGGGAAGCAGCCATCAGAGAAAGGGTGGACCAACCCCTG GGGGGAAGGTAGTGAGGTCAGCCCGTGTCCCCATGGGAGGGTGGGCAGAGGACGGTAAGGGAGCACCACGACACCACGGGCCAGTGCCGGAGGAGAGCTCAGAGGATGAGATGCCTCCTCACATCCAAAAG ATTGCATAA
- the atg9a gene encoding autophagy-related protein 9A isoform X1, whose amino-acid sequence MAHFDTEYQRLEASYSDSPPGEENLLMHVPEGGKSQWHHIENLDLFFQRVYNLHQKNGFTCMLLGEIFELVQLLFVVGFTIFLANCVDYDILFANKFVNHTDSSKVTLPDAFLPVNVCSARIQDNVFVIFLLIISGVFWLHRLVKFIYNVCCYWEIRSFYINALKMTMSELPYATWQEVQARIVEIQKEHQICIHKKELSELDIYHRILRFKNYMVAMVNKSLLPVRFRLPGLGDSVFYTRGLKYNFELIFFWGPGSLFENEWSLKPEYKRGGNRLELADRLASRILWIGIANLLLCPVILVWQILYAFFSYTEVIKREPGSLGARCWSLYGRCYLRHFNELDHELMSRLSKGYKAASKYMNCFLSPLLTVVAKNIAFFAGSLLAVLIALTIYDEDVLAVEHVLSSITLLGVCITVCRSFIPDKHMVFCPEQLLRVILAHIHYMPDHWQGNAHRYETRDQFSQLFQYKAVFILEELLSPVVTPIILIFCLRRKSLEIIDFFRNFTVEVIGVGDTCSFAQMDIRQHGHPAWMSAGKTEASIYQQAEDGKTELSLMHFAITNPQWQPPQETTHFISQLKERVHREATGIPGDTHPLSMSESEPRSLVANLLAGPSTLGSIHFGRDSYLANHAAGVSDGASALRSLSPISSSLHLRGSLSASHQTAGCHTSAMSKAMAGSGTDARTVSSGSSAWEGQLTSLVLSEYASTEMSIHALYMHELHKQQCGEVSRHTWHRQESDESSDSIPDEVRSQPTPRSRILPRSHTYPTTVPSPSAIPTSASATSSTFMGQEAASSQGSSHQRKGGPTPDSFGAGGKVVRSARVPMGGWAEDGKGAPRHHGPVPEESSEDEMPPHIQKIA is encoded by the exons ATGGCACACTTTGACACAGAGTACCAGCGGCTGGAGGCTTCCTACAGCGACTCTCCCCCTGGAGAGGAGAACCTGCTGATGCATGTGCCCGAAGGAGGCAAAT CCCAGTGGCACCACATAGAAAATCTGGACCTGTTTTTTCAGAGA GTCTATAATCTGCATCAGAAGAACGGATTCACCTGTATGCTGCTGGGAGAGATTTTTGAGCTGGT TCAATTGCTGTTTGTGGTCGGCTTCACCATATTTCTAGCTAACTGTGTAGATTATGACATCCTCTTTGCCAACAAGTTCGTAAATCACACGGATTCATCTAAAGTTACCTTGCCAGATGCCTTCCTTCCAGTAAACGTCTGCAGTGCTCG TATCCAAGACAATGTGTTTGTGATCTTTTTGCTGATAATCTCTGGGGTGTTCTGGCTACATCGGCTCGTCAAGTTCATCTACAATGTCTGCTGTTACTGGGAGATCCGATCCTTCTACATCAATGCCCTCAAGATGACCATG TCAGAGCTTCCTTATGCAACATGGCAGGAGGTTCAGGCTAGGATAGTGGAGATCCAGAAAGAACACCAGATCTGCATCCACAAAAAGGAACTGTCCGAGCTCGACATCTACCACCGCATCCTCCGCTTTAAAAACTACAtg GTTGCCATGGTGAATAAGTCACTCCTTCCTGTTCGTTTTCGACTTCCTGGACTTGGGGACAGTGTTTTCTACACTCGGGGGCTCAAGTACAATTTTGAGCTAATCTTCTTCTGGGGACCAG gCTCTCTGTTTGAGAATGAGTGGAGCCTAAAACCAGAATATAAGAGAGGAGGCAACAGGCTGGAGCTGGCTGACAGGCTCGCGTCTCGCATCCTATGGATTGGCATTGccaatctgctgctgtgtccGGTCATTCTGGTGTGGCAGATTCTCTACGCCTTCTTTAGTTACACTGAG GTGATCAAGCGAGAGCCTGGTTCTCTGGGAGCGAGATGCTGGTCTCTCTACGGTCGCTGTTACCTGCGTCACTTCAATGAGCTGGACCACGAGCTCATGTCACGCCTCAGCAAAGGTTACAAG GCTGCGTCCAAGTACATGAACTGTTTCCTTTCACCACTGCTGACGGTGGTTGCCAAAAATATAGCGTTCTTTGCTGGGTCTCTCCTGGCGGTTCTCATCGCCCTGACCATCTATGATGAGGATGTTCTCGCAGTAGAACATGTTCTGTCGTCAATCACTCTGCTGGGAGTGTGTATCACAGTCTGCAG GTCATTTATTCCTGATAAGCACATGGTGTTTTGTCCTGAGCAGCTGCTGCGGGTTATTTTGGCTCATATCCACTACATGCCCGACCACTGGCAGGGCAACGCACATAGATATGAGACCCGTGACCAGTTCTCCCAGCTCTTCCAGTACAAAGCA GTCTTTATTCTAGAGGAGTTGCTCAGTCCAGTGGTGACTCCCATCATCCTGATCTTCTGTCTGAGGAGAAAGTCTCTGGAGATCATTGATTTCTTCAGGAACTTTACAGTGGAGGTGATCGGGGTGGGTGACACCTGCTCCTTTGCCCAGATGGACATCAGGCAGCATGGACACCCTGCG TGGATGTCAGCAGGGAAGACAGAGGCGTCTATCTACCAACAGGCGGAGGATGGAAAAACAGAGTTATCTCTGATGCACTTTGCCATTACCAACCCTCAGTGGCAGCCTCCTCAAGAAACGACACACTTCATCAGCCAGTTGAAAGAAAGAGTTCACAGAGAGGCCACCGGGATTCCTGGAGACACTCATCCACTCTCAATGTCCGAGTCTGAG CCGAGGAGCCTCGTTGCAAACCTCTTGGCAGGTCCCTCCACGCTGGGCTCTATTCATTTTGGCAGGGATAGCTATTTAGCCAATCATGCAGCTGGTGTAAGCGACGGAGCATCTGCCTTGCGCTCTCTTTCCCCAATCAGCAGCAGTCTGCACCTCAGAGGAAGTTTGAGTGCCTCTCACCAAACTGCAGGCTGCCACACGTCAGCCATGAGCAAGGCAATGGCAGGCTCGGG GACTGATGCCAGAACTGTGAGCTCGGGGAGCAGTGCATGGGAGGGTCAGCTCACCAGTTTGGTCCTATCAGAGTATGCCTCCACTGAGATGAGCATCCATGCACTTTACATGCATGAG CTTCACAAACAGCAGTGTGGCGAGGTGTCTCGTCACACCTGGCACAGGCAGGAGAGCGATGAAAGCAGTGACAGCATCCCAGATGAAGTGAGGAGCCAACCCACCCCTCGTTCTAGAATTCTACCCCGCTCACATACTTACCCCACCACAGTTCCCAGTCCCAGTGCCATTCCCACTTCAGCTTCAGCCACCAGCAGTACCTTCATGGGCCAGGAGGCGGCATCATCACAGGGAAGCAGCCATCAGAGAAAGGGTGGACCAACCCCTG ACTCTTTTGGTGCAGGGGGGAAGGTAGTGAGGTCAGCCCGTGTCCCCATGGGAGGGTGGGCAGAGGACGGTAAGGGAGCACCACGACACCACGGGCCAGTGCCGGAGGAGAGCTCAGAGGATGAGATGCCTCCTCACATCCAAAAG ATTGCATAA